One genomic window of Gallaecimonas sp. GXIMD4217 includes the following:
- the proB gene encoding glutamate 5-kinase, producing MKHKTIVVKLGTSVLTGGKDSLDKGHMVELVRQCVALRQRGHRVIVVTSGAVAAGREVLDFPELPNTLANKQLLAAVGQGQLVHWWQELFGLYGYHVGQMLLTRADLSDRERYLNARDTLGALLDAGIIPLINENDAVATAEIKVGDNDNLSARAAMLAGADLLILLTDQAGLFTADPRSNPDAELIEDVKTIDDTLRALAGGAVSGLGTGGMATKLQAADLARRAGVEVVIATGQLPEVIGRLARGDKIGTRFRALESKLENRKQWILAGPPPLGDIHLDAGAVQAITVKGSSLLPKGITQVHGPFGRGDVVRILCHEGRELARGISRYSAAELAQISGCHSDQIEARLGYGYGAVAVHRDDLVLL from the coding sequence ATGAAACACAAGACCATAGTGGTCAAGCTGGGCACCAGCGTGCTGACCGGCGGCAAGGACAGCCTGGACAAGGGCCACATGGTGGAGCTGGTGCGCCAGTGCGTGGCGCTGCGCCAGCGCGGCCACAGGGTGATAGTGGTGACCTCGGGGGCCGTGGCCGCCGGCCGTGAGGTGCTGGACTTCCCGGAGCTGCCCAACACCCTGGCCAACAAGCAGCTGCTGGCGGCCGTGGGCCAGGGCCAGCTGGTGCACTGGTGGCAGGAGCTGTTCGGCCTCTACGGCTACCATGTGGGCCAGATGCTGCTGACCCGGGCCGACCTCAGCGACCGGGAGCGCTACCTCAACGCCCGGGATACCCTGGGTGCCCTGCTGGACGCCGGCATCATTCCCCTGATCAACGAAAACGACGCCGTGGCCACCGCCGAGATCAAGGTGGGCGACAACGACAACCTGTCGGCCCGGGCCGCCATGCTGGCCGGCGCCGATCTGCTGATCCTGCTCACCGATCAGGCCGGGCTCTTTACCGCCGACCCCCGCAGCAACCCCGACGCCGAGCTCATTGAGGACGTCAAGACCATAGACGACACCCTGAGGGCCCTGGCAGGGGGCGCCGTGTCGGGCCTGGGGACCGGCGGCATGGCCACCAAGCTGCAGGCCGCCGATCTGGCGCGCCGGGCCGGGGTCGAGGTGGTGATCGCCACCGGCCAGCTGCCCGAAGTGATCGGCCGCCTGGCCAGGGGCGATAAGATCGGTACCCGCTTTCGGGCCCTGGAGAGCAAGCTGGAAAATCGCAAACAGTGGATCCTGGCCGGGCCGCCGCCGCTGGGCGATATCCACCTGGATGCCGGCGCCGTCCAGGCCATCACCGTCAAGGGCTCCAGCCTGCTGCCCAAGGGCATCACCCAGGTCCATGGCCCCTTCGGTCGCGGCGACGTGGTGCGCATCCTCTGCCATGAGGGCAGGGAGCTGGCCAGGGGTATCAGCCGCTACAGCGCCGCCGAGCTGGCCCAGATCAGCGGCTGCCATTCCGACCAGATAGAGGCGCGGCTGGGTTACGGCTACGGTGCCGTGG